One segment of Pantoea sp. Lij88 DNA contains the following:
- the fucP gene encoding L-fucose:H+ symporter permease: MQQKIVQQSDGYLNKTPLFPFILLSCLFPLWGCAASLNDILITQFKSVFALSDFASALVQSAFYGGYFLIAIPASLVIRKTSYKMAIMTGLALYIAGCIAFYPASHMATYTMFLAAIFAIAIGLSFLETAANTYSSMIGHRDHATLRLNVSQTFYPIGALMGIVLGKYLVFQDGDSLESQMATMTAEQAHAFRLTMLEHTLEPYKYLVMVLVVVMLLFMFTRYPRCKPESNEKSRPSLGETFRYLAANRHFKRGIVTQFLYVGMQVAVWSFTIRLALTLGAANERHASDFMIYSFVCFFIGKFVANFLMTRFRAEKVLIAYSVLGVLTLAYVMLVPDFTAVYAAVFVSVLFGPCWATIYAGTLATVENKYTEVAGAFIVMAIVGAAFVPALQGLVSDTLGSMQLAFGVSLLCFAWVGFYFYGELRHKKQPVAAGRLVGELP, from the coding sequence ATGCAACAGAAAATTGTTCAGCAATCTGATGGCTATCTGAATAAAACGCCGCTGTTCCCGTTCATTCTGCTGTCGTGCCTCTTTCCGCTCTGGGGCTGTGCGGCGAGTCTCAACGATATTCTGATCACCCAGTTTAAAAGCGTGTTCGCCCTGAGCGACTTTGCCAGTGCGCTGGTGCAGAGCGCCTTTTATGGCGGCTATTTTCTGATTGCGATCCCCGCCTCGCTGGTGATCCGCAAAACCAGTTACAAGATGGCGATTATGACTGGCCTGGCGCTCTACATTGCTGGCTGTATCGCTTTCTATCCCGCTTCGCACATGGCGACCTACACCATGTTCCTCGCGGCGATCTTTGCCATCGCCATCGGCCTGAGCTTCCTGGAAACTGCGGCCAATACCTACAGTTCGATGATTGGCCATCGCGACCATGCCACGCTGCGCCTCAACGTCAGCCAGACCTTCTACCCGATTGGTGCGCTGATGGGGATCGTGCTGGGTAAATATCTGGTGTTCCAGGACGGCGACAGCCTGGAAAGTCAGATGGCGACGATGACGGCAGAGCAGGCGCATGCCTTCCGCCTGACGATGCTGGAACACACGCTGGAACCCTACAAATATCTGGTCATGGTGCTGGTGGTGGTGATGCTGCTGTTTATGTTCACCCGCTATCCGCGCTGCAAACCTGAGAGTAATGAAAAATCCCGGCCATCGCTGGGCGAGACTTTCCGCTATCTGGCCGCTAATCGTCATTTTAAACGCGGAATTGTGACCCAGTTCCTCTATGTCGGCATGCAGGTGGCGGTCTGGTCGTTTACCATTCGTCTGGCGCTGACGCTGGGGGCGGCCAATGAGCGTCACGCCTCTGACTTTATGATCTACAGCTTTGTCTGCTTCTTTATCGGCAAGTTCGTGGCGAACTTCCTGATGACCCGCTTCCGTGCCGAGAAAGTGCTGATCGCCTATTCGGTGCTGGGCGTGCTGACGCTGGCCTATGTGATGCTGGTGCCGGACTTTACCGCCGTCTACGCCGCCGTGTTTGTCAGCGTGCTGTTTGGCCCCTGCTGGGCAACGATCTACGCCGGTACGCTGGCGACGGTCGAGAATAAATACACCGAAGTGGCAGGCGCGTTTATCGTGATGGCGATTGTCGGCGCGGCCTTTGTCCCGGCGCTGCAGGGGCTGGTGTCTGACACTCTGGGCTCAATGCAGCTGGCGTTTGGCGTTTCGCTGCTCTGTTTCGCCTGGGTCGGATTCTACTTCTATGGCGAACTGCGCCATAAAAAACAGCCGGTTGCCGCCGGTCGTCTGGTGGGGGAGTTACCATGA